The Peribacillus simplex genome contains a region encoding:
- a CDS encoding D-cysteine desulfhydrase: MNLAQFPRQRYTPTETPIEKLHHLSEVLGGPSIYLKRDDMLGLTAGGNKTRKLEFLVADALEKGADTLITCGGIQSNHCRLTLAAAVKEKMKCILVLEEGLENAEPDFNGNYFLYHLLGAEQIKVVPNGADLMQEMQKIAKGVKETGHSPYIIPVGGSNVIGATGYVACAQEILAQSFDQGIDLKAVICVSGSGGMHAGLAAGFHGNQSGISVIGINVSRGKAEQEEKVYQLVNETLAHIGIPNSIPREAVTCFDEYVGPGYALPTPEMVEAVKLMARTEGILLDPVYTGKAAAGLIDLIQKGTFKPEDNILFVHSGGASSLYANTSLFY, translated from the coding sequence ATGAATTTAGCACAATTCCCCAGACAGCGATATACACCAACAGAAACACCCATTGAGAAGCTACACCATCTTTCTGAAGTTCTTGGTGGTCCTTCTATTTATCTTAAACGAGACGATATGCTTGGTCTGACGGCTGGGGGAAATAAAACAAGGAAACTGGAATTCCTTGTTGCAGATGCATTGGAAAAAGGTGCGGATACGTTGATTACATGTGGAGGCATTCAATCCAATCATTGCCGTTTAACATTAGCGGCAGCGGTTAAAGAAAAAATGAAGTGCATTCTTGTGTTGGAAGAAGGTCTTGAAAATGCTGAACCAGATTTTAACGGTAACTATTTTCTCTATCATTTATTGGGCGCTGAACAAATAAAAGTAGTGCCTAATGGAGCGGACTTAATGCAGGAAATGCAGAAAATAGCTAAAGGGGTAAAAGAGACTGGACATAGCCCGTACATCATTCCGGTTGGGGGATCGAATGTTATTGGTGCAACGGGATATGTTGCTTGCGCACAGGAGATCTTGGCACAGTCATTTGACCAAGGGATTGATTTGAAAGCAGTTATTTGTGTAAGCGGAAGCGGAGGAATGCATGCTGGTTTGGCGGCCGGATTTCATGGAAACCAAAGTGGAATATCGGTAATCGGAATAAATGTAAGCAGAGGAAAAGCTGAACAAGAAGAGAAAGTTTATCAGCTAGTTAACGAAACTTTAGCACACATCGGCATTCCAAATTCAATTCCTCGTGAGGCTGTTACGTGTTTTGATGAGTATGTCGGTCCTGGTTATGCTTTGCCTACACCTGAAATGGTGGAAGCAGTCAAGCTAATGGCAAGAACGGAAGGGATTTTGCTGGATCCGGTATATACGGGTAAAGCGGCAGCGGGACTCATCGATTTAATCCAAAAAGGCACCTTTAAACCTGAGGATAACATTCTATTTGTTCACTCTGGTGGAGCTTCATCGTTATACGCCAATACTTCACTATTTTATTGA
- a CDS encoding RidA family protein — MIKEAIITKEAPKAIGPYSQGIKAGNTVYTSGQLPIDPETGEMPDNIEEQTRVSLENLKKVLEAAGSSLQQVIKTTVFLSDMNHFAVMNHVYGEFFPDNYPARSAVEVARLPKDAFIEIEAVAII, encoded by the coding sequence ATGATAAAAGAAGCGATCATAACAAAAGAAGCCCCCAAGGCTATCGGACCTTATTCACAAGGTATTAAGGCAGGAAATACAGTTTACACTTCAGGGCAGCTGCCAATTGATCCTGAAACTGGAGAAATGCCTGATAATATTGAAGAGCAAACAAGGGTGTCATTGGAGAACCTTAAGAAGGTTTTAGAAGCGGCGGGATCAAGCTTACAGCAGGTAATAAAAACAACGGTTTTCTTAAGCGATATGAATCACTTTGCCGTGATGAATCATGTATATGGAGAGTTTTTCCCTGATAATTATCCGGCAAGAAGTGCGGTTGAAGTTGCTCGTTTACCTAAAGATGCTTTTATTGAAATAGAAGCGGTGGCTATTATTTAA